A window of Pirellula sp. SH-Sr6A contains these coding sequences:
- the ribD gene encoding bifunctional diaminohydroxyphosphoribosylaminopyrimidine deaminase/5-amino-6-(5-phosphoribosylamino)uracil reductase RibD, translated as MTVGSHRVASGDEADRYWMGLAIELAKKGRGFVEPNPMVGCIAVANGHAIAQGFHQRYGGHHAEVEALAGLGPADLREATVYVTLEPCSHFGKTPPCAPFVLERRPKRVVVAMPDPFPAVSGRGIALLREAGIEVDVGVHRSEAEQLNAPYLKLLHFKRPWVTAKWAMSLDGAIATKSGDSKWISSDRSRERVHQTRAKMDAMITGIGTVLADNPMLTARPKQYNGPVRNPIRVVLDRNLRIPLECQLVASANEHPTIVVTLQRSSSRKIETLRSTGVDVLVLEEGETRSTLEFALDHLGTHRCTHAMLECGPALMGHAMDRNCVDEIECFVAPIVLGGNSIRPVGGSGIEKLCDAQHWVLSSSTPFGDDILLTYRLANS; from the coding sequence GTGACAGTCGGATCCCATCGGGTTGCGTCAGGCGACGAGGCGGATCGCTATTGGATGGGGCTCGCTATCGAGTTAGCGAAGAAGGGGCGAGGGTTCGTCGAGCCAAACCCGATGGTTGGCTGCATCGCCGTCGCGAATGGGCATGCCATTGCGCAGGGATTTCATCAGAGGTATGGTGGCCATCATGCTGAAGTCGAAGCCTTAGCGGGGCTAGGTCCTGCAGATCTCCGAGAGGCAACCGTTTATGTCACCTTGGAACCATGCAGCCACTTTGGAAAGACGCCCCCCTGCGCCCCCTTTGTGCTGGAACGACGTCCTAAGCGAGTGGTCGTCGCCATGCCCGATCCCTTCCCCGCCGTATCCGGGCGCGGTATCGCCTTGCTTCGTGAAGCCGGCATAGAAGTGGATGTGGGAGTCCATCGCTCCGAAGCCGAACAACTCAATGCACCCTATCTCAAGCTGCTGCATTTTAAAAGGCCCTGGGTGACCGCCAAATGGGCCATGAGCCTCGATGGTGCGATCGCGACGAAGTCCGGCGACTCGAAATGGATATCGAGCGATCGGTCGCGCGAGCGCGTACACCAAACGCGCGCGAAAATGGACGCCATGATAACGGGCATTGGAACCGTGCTGGCCGATAACCCAATGCTGACGGCGCGACCTAAGCAATACAACGGTCCGGTTCGAAACCCGATTCGCGTTGTCCTCGATCGAAATCTTCGCATACCACTCGAATGCCAGTTGGTGGCATCTGCGAATGAACATCCAACCATCGTTGTCACCCTCCAGCGTTCCTCTTCTCGAAAAATCGAAACTCTGCGATCAACGGGAGTGGACGTCCTCGTGCTAGAAGAAGGGGAGACTCGGAGCACCTTGGAGTTTGCCCTGGATCACCTGGGGACCCATCGTTGCACCCATGCAATGCTCGAGTGCGGTCCCGCACTGATGGGGCATGCGATGGACCGAAATTGTGTCGACGAAATCGAGTGCTTTGTCGCGCCGATTGTTTTAGGCGGAAATTCCATTCGACCTGTGGGCGGCAGCGGTATTGAGAAGTTGTGCGATGCCCAGCATTGGGTTTTGTCCTCCTCCACCCCTTTTGGCGATGATATCCTGCTCACCTATCGCCTCGCGAATTCCTGA
- the aroF gene encoding 3-deoxy-7-phosphoheptulonate synthase, with protein sequence MIVVMENSCTDEQIERIANRVTELGMKSHVIRGTERTVIAAVGDERKIKVESFESYPGVSEVLPILAPYKMASKEVRPEMSQIQVLDFKAGRGAVGAIGGPCSVESEEQIMACARAVKAAGATGLRGGAFKPRTSPYSFQGMKEEGLKLLALARQETGLAIFTEVMSTEDVDLVAKYADVLQIGARNMQNYRLLEAVGRSGRAVLLKRGPSASMEEWLLAAEYILNEGNPNVMLCERGIRTFETHTRFTLPLATIPYLHRKTHLPVIMDPSHGTGHSYMVTDMAVACVAAGADGLIVEMHPNPEKAMSDGYQSLDFPQFEDMMQRCRVVANALGKQFG encoded by the coding sequence ATGATTGTCGTAATGGAGAACTCGTGCACGGATGAGCAAATCGAAAGAATTGCCAACCGCGTCACGGAACTCGGGATGAAGTCTCATGTGATTCGAGGGACGGAACGCACCGTCATCGCAGCGGTTGGCGATGAACGGAAGATTAAAGTCGAGTCGTTTGAGAGTTATCCTGGTGTTTCGGAAGTCCTCCCAATTCTGGCTCCTTACAAGATGGCATCAAAGGAAGTTCGTCCTGAGATGTCGCAAATCCAGGTCCTTGATTTCAAGGCAGGGAGAGGAGCAGTTGGCGCAATCGGGGGGCCTTGCTCCGTCGAAAGCGAAGAGCAGATTATGGCCTGCGCACGCGCTGTGAAGGCAGCGGGCGCAACGGGGCTTCGAGGGGGCGCATTCAAACCGCGCACCAGCCCATATTCCTTCCAAGGGATGAAGGAAGAAGGTCTGAAGCTCCTCGCCTTGGCCCGGCAAGAAACGGGATTGGCGATCTTCACCGAAGTCATGAGCACGGAAGATGTCGACCTCGTTGCCAAGTACGCCGATGTGCTGCAAATCGGGGCTCGCAACATGCAGAACTATCGTCTGCTTGAAGCGGTCGGTCGGTCAGGCCGCGCCGTTCTCCTCAAACGAGGGCCCAGCGCGTCGATGGAAGAATGGCTCCTCGCGGCGGAGTACATTCTCAATGAAGGAAACCCCAATGTCATGCTCTGTGAACGGGGAATCCGAACGTTTGAAACGCACACGCGATTCACGCTGCCCTTGGCGACCATTCCTTACCTCCACCGGAAAACGCACTTGCCTGTGATCATGGACCCATCCCATGGTACGGGACACTCCTACATGGTTACCGACATGGCGGTCGCCTGCGTAGCAGCCGGGGCGGATGGACTCATTGTCGAGATGCATCCGAATCCGGAGAAAGCCATGAGCGATGGGTACCAATCCCTCGATTTCCCCCAGTTCGAAGACATGATGCAACGCTGCCGAGTCGTTGCGAATGCTTTGGGCAAACAGTTTGGTTAA
- a CDS encoding BPSS1187 family protein has translation MSNRFLSDQVLLLSRTSSLMVCALRATGFVGAFVALCAVSFGQESLAFDNPQEGKLYQWKVRSSEVDPEAKAHPEIDHFFEKDGKPADFENASVDTRVKPTGKLVIWLMGYNAPLFERLNSYGHHAIQVHYANGWFKRLNREPPPDDKYLGRIRLEAAIGEDVSETVSIPKPDSIMGRTRSMLRWLDQKNPEGKWGYFLDKSTGDVRWDRVILAGASHGSTTACRFALHQKVNRVVMLSGPRDQNENWYALPSATPKDRFFGFTHVLDTGWTGNHYPRSWKMLGLDAFGPITDVDQVPPPFGGSHQLVTNADVKGDKDRAHGVSAPGKSAIKNPDGTFAHEAVWRYLFVE, from the coding sequence ATGTCCAATCGGTTCCTCTCCGATCAGGTCTTGCTCTTGAGCCGGACGTCAAGCTTGATGGTGTGCGCGTTGCGTGCTACGGGATTTGTTGGAGCTTTCGTAGCGCTCTGCGCGGTCTCGTTCGGTCAAGAGTCGTTGGCTTTTGACAATCCACAGGAAGGAAAGCTGTATCAATGGAAAGTTCGGTCGAGCGAGGTCGACCCGGAGGCGAAAGCCCATCCGGAAATCGATCACTTCTTTGAAAAGGATGGGAAGCCAGCCGATTTCGAGAATGCATCGGTCGACACACGTGTGAAGCCGACCGGCAAATTGGTGATTTGGTTGATGGGCTACAATGCTCCGTTGTTTGAGCGTCTCAATAGTTATGGTCATCACGCGATCCAAGTTCATTACGCCAATGGCTGGTTCAAACGACTCAATCGTGAACCGCCGCCCGATGACAAATACCTGGGTCGGATTCGCTTGGAAGCCGCCATCGGCGAGGATGTGAGCGAAACGGTATCGATTCCGAAACCCGATAGCATTATGGGGCGGACGCGATCTATGCTGCGATGGTTGGATCAAAAGAATCCCGAGGGGAAGTGGGGATACTTCTTGGATAAATCCACGGGGGATGTTCGTTGGGATCGAGTGATCCTCGCGGGAGCTTCCCACGGATCGACGACCGCGTGTCGATTTGCTCTTCATCAAAAGGTAAACCGAGTCGTCATGCTCTCCGGGCCAAGAGACCAAAATGAGAATTGGTACGCGCTCCCATCCGCGACTCCCAAGGATCGTTTCTTTGGGTTCACTCACGTCTTGGACACAGGTTGGACAGGAAATCACTATCCGAGATCTTGGAAAATGTTAGGCTTGGATGCATTCGGACCGATCACGGATGTCGATCAGGTTCCCCCGCCTTTCGGAGGATCGCACCAACTGGTCACCAACGCGGATGTCAAAGGGGACAAAGATCGTGCTCACGGGGTTTCCGCACCAGGAAAATCTGCGATCAAGAACCCGGATGGCACCTTCGCCCATGAAGCGGTCTGGCGTTATTTGTTTGTCGAGTAA
- a CDS encoding MotA/TolQ/ExbB proton channel family protein, with product MNFKPQPSLSSSSLLRFVFLLRWGTYVLAALTVLLCVLVFKTPLFGQTSATATNPPSTNLPTGATPASNAPTPAGASSPSKPNAADDSLMEIIFSGGIMGITIMVILIVLSVVSVYLVVDQALGLRRKDLIPADLTESVRTLLAQGKLKEADQLCRERPCPLSFVLLNGIAEIEFGWPAVEKALEDSTAEQAARLYRKLEYLTVIGNLAPMLGLLGTVTGMILAFREVAISAGSAGAADLASGIYSALVTTVAGLSIAIPAMGAFAIFRNKIDEIISELAYSAQHVFASVRRRLPGAAPRPVSPPRAP from the coding sequence GTGAATTTCAAACCGCAGCCATCTCTTTCGTCTAGTTCCTTGCTGCGGTTTGTATTCCTTCTGCGCTGGGGCACCTATGTCTTGGCTGCCTTGACAGTGCTGCTGTGTGTGTTGGTATTCAAAACGCCTCTCTTCGGACAAACGTCAGCGACCGCCACGAATCCCCCCTCCACGAATCTCCCAACCGGGGCGACGCCAGCTAGCAACGCTCCGACTCCAGCGGGTGCAAGTTCTCCGTCCAAGCCCAATGCGGCCGACGACAGCTTGATGGAGATCATCTTCAGCGGCGGGATCATGGGAATCACGATCATGGTGATCCTGATCGTTCTTTCGGTCGTTTCGGTCTATCTCGTCGTCGATCAAGCGCTCGGGCTTCGTCGCAAGGATTTGATTCCTGCCGATTTAACGGAATCCGTTCGAACACTGCTCGCGCAAGGGAAACTGAAAGAGGCCGATCAACTTTGTCGCGAACGACCTTGTCCCCTGTCGTTTGTCTTGCTTAACGGGATTGCTGAAATCGAATTCGGGTGGCCCGCCGTGGAAAAAGCGTTGGAGGACTCGACGGCCGAGCAAGCCGCTCGCTTGTATCGCAAGCTCGAGTACTTGACCGTCATCGGAAACTTAGCACCCATGCTCGGGTTGCTCGGCACGGTCACAGGGATGATTCTCGCGTTTCGGGAAGTCGCTATTTCCGCAGGTTCGGCTGGGGCTGCAGATTTGGCGAGCGGTATTTACTCCGCGCTGGTGACGACTGTCGCGGGACTCTCCATTGCGATTCCCGCGATGGGGGCCTTTGCTATTTTTAGAAACAAGATCGATGAGATCATCTCGGAGCTTGCCTACTCCGCCCAGCATGTATTCGCGTCGGTGCGACGCCGGTTGCCAGGTGCGGCCCCTCGACCTGTTTCGCCTCCTCGCGCCCCCTGA
- the def gene encoding peptide deformylase has product MSKLQLVTYPHPILRHRSKPIQRVDAQFKDLIEQMFEIMYEFKGVGLAANQVNLPIRVFIANPTGDPDEKDQEMVFINPVINKPKGSVEAEEGCLSLPGINAQVKRSKSLQVNAYDLSGNEIAGEVDGFLARIIQHELDHLDGMLFIDRLADETLRPLIEDIAKLERRFIEGRELHQIPNDGELAEERTQWESKYC; this is encoded by the coding sequence ATGTCGAAACTACAGCTCGTCACTTATCCGCATCCGATCCTTCGGCACCGCTCGAAACCGATTCAACGGGTGGATGCTCAGTTTAAAGATCTGATCGAGCAGATGTTCGAAATCATGTATGAGTTCAAAGGCGTTGGTCTAGCCGCCAACCAAGTGAACTTGCCCATCCGAGTTTTCATCGCGAATCCGACCGGGGATCCCGATGAAAAAGATCAGGAGATGGTATTCATCAATCCGGTGATCAACAAACCAAAAGGGAGTGTCGAAGCCGAAGAGGGATGCCTGTCGCTCCCCGGCATCAACGCGCAGGTCAAGCGCAGTAAATCCTTGCAGGTCAATGCGTATGATCTCTCCGGCAACGAGATCGCAGGAGAAGTCGATGGGTTTCTCGCTCGAATCATTCAGCATGAACTCGATCATCTCGACGGCATGCTCTTCATCGACCGATTGGCGGACGAAACCCTTCGCCCTCTGATCGAGGATATCGCTAAACTGGAGCGCCGTTTCATCGAGGGGCGCGAACTCCATCAGATTCCCAACGATGGTGAACTTGCGGAAGAACGCACCCAATGGGAAAGCAAATACTGCTAG
- a CDS encoding neutral zinc metallopeptidase, with translation MRWEGREESSNIEDRRGMALPAGGMALGGGLGSVVLLIILMLLGANPQQIIEQAGDRPAFQDNTAPPLSPESDKDADLKRFVSVVMKDTEDVWNKLFKEQLGARYQEPKLVLFTGAVRSACGVASSQVGPFYCPGDNNVYLDFDFFRQLKNELGAPGDFAMAYVIAHEVAHHVQNQLGISNKVRQLEARGSKEEANQLSVRLELQADYLAGVWVHHAQMNKRILEKGDLEEALHAASRIGDDFLQKRAKGYVSEESFTHGTSEQRVNYLRKGIETGDLQGMMKLFETSYGSL, from the coding sequence ATGCGATGGGAAGGCCGGGAAGAATCGAGCAATATCGAAGACCGTAGGGGCATGGCATTGCCTGCCGGCGGGATGGCATTGGGTGGAGGTCTCGGATCGGTGGTCCTGCTGATTATCCTCATGTTGCTCGGAGCCAATCCGCAGCAGATCATCGAGCAAGCCGGCGACCGACCTGCATTCCAAGACAATACAGCGCCCCCGCTCTCACCCGAATCGGACAAAGATGCCGATCTGAAGCGGTTCGTCTCGGTCGTCATGAAAGATACCGAGGATGTGTGGAACAAACTCTTTAAGGAACAGTTGGGGGCACGCTATCAGGAGCCCAAGCTCGTCCTCTTCACCGGTGCTGTTCGATCGGCTTGCGGCGTCGCTTCCTCGCAAGTCGGACCCTTCTATTGCCCCGGGGACAATAACGTCTATTTGGATTTTGATTTCTTTCGACAGCTCAAAAACGAGCTGGGAGCACCGGGTGATTTCGCCATGGCCTATGTCATCGCCCACGAAGTCGCTCACCACGTTCAAAACCAGCTTGGTATTTCGAACAAGGTTCGGCAGTTGGAAGCTCGGGGGAGTAAAGAAGAAGCCAATCAACTCAGCGTTCGCCTCGAATTGCAAGCGGATTATTTGGCTGGCGTATGGGTGCATCACGCCCAGATGAACAAACGGATCTTGGAAAAAGGTGACTTGGAGGAGGCCCTCCATGCAGCCAGTCGCATCGGCGATGACTTCCTACAAAAACGAGCCAAAGGCTACGTCTCCGAAGAATCCTTCACACACGGTACGTCCGAACAGCGGGTCAACTATCTTAGAAAAGGGATTGAGACCGGGGATCTCCAAGGGATGATGAAGCTTTTTGAAACCTCGTACGGATCCCTGTAA
- a CDS encoding PSD1 and planctomycete cytochrome C domain-containing protein, which produces MARIATRHLLFVSFFVSALGTFPIPGLSQQESQKPVVATEAQSNDPPASLVFEKQVRPILKAHCFLCHGEEAEKGGELDLRLVRLMQQGGESGPAIDVSNPAESLLLQRILADEMPPGPKKLTTNEKELIREWLQGGAKTRRPEPENPKDVRFTDEELSHWAFQPIRRPESMAPASGDEASAQRIVAQGIDQWVSRTAEANGFQLAPPADRHVLLRRLSFNLTGLPPTREELQSFLADESDEAYAKVVDRLLASPNYGVRWGRHWLDVAGYAESDGQILGDRARPHAWRYRDYVVDALNRDLPYSQFLREQIAGDQMVEGTIDPNNDEHARLMAATGFLQMAPDLSETENTILNRNQTVADTIQTVTSSVLGLTVACAQCHDHRYDPISIADYYKLRAIFDPALPLHQWKAPTQRLIDLTNDATKSERAKIEEQAVALQEDINARRRAHCQTIQDREINAAPEEVRETLRTAVQTAAKDQTPEQKALLESYPKVRTVDWIVGQLVEYDGPSHRKFQEEEKKVQEIRDSKPLARLVMSAQDRDKSVKSHVFFRGNPESPQQEVEPSELEVLLQNRPADASRTISGEKRRLAYAEMLTDGNHPLVARVIVNRVWMHHFGAGLVRSPGDFGLNGQPPTHPELLDYLAYEFMAHGWSLKWLHRQIVHSQTFRQASAHPQDAPGGVAPARDSWHDDPENRFLARMSLRRLDAEAVRDAVLAVSGQLNPELGGPSIPVAEDDEGKAVIGSRILRDGLFAGIKDPGENGKRRSIYLSSQRSMQLSLLQTFDFPEMKPNCQQRTVSTVTPQALLLMNDAWVVQAAEQMSERIWSEGGAPEARAQTAFELALGVAPKPTELAGCLEFVLHQSDLFRKDTDEKWQKKIAEQPDAPDRRGLASLCQMLIASNRFLYLE; this is translated from the coding sequence ATGGCACGTATTGCAACAAGGCACTTGTTGTTCGTCTCGTTTTTCGTCTCCGCGCTGGGCACTTTTCCAATCCCTGGTTTGTCCCAACAGGAATCGCAAAAGCCAGTCGTCGCGACGGAAGCCCAATCGAACGATCCCCCTGCCAGTCTCGTTTTCGAAAAGCAAGTTCGGCCAATCCTCAAAGCCCATTGCTTCCTTTGCCATGGTGAAGAAGCGGAGAAGGGTGGGGAACTGGATCTGCGACTGGTTCGCCTCATGCAGCAGGGGGGAGAATCCGGGCCTGCGATCGATGTGAGTAATCCGGCAGAATCGCTGCTTCTGCAACGCATCCTCGCCGATGAGATGCCGCCGGGCCCCAAGAAGCTGACGACCAACGAGAAGGAGTTGATACGAGAGTGGTTGCAGGGAGGGGCGAAGACTCGACGCCCAGAACCCGAGAATCCCAAAGATGTTCGATTCACCGACGAAGAGCTAAGCCACTGGGCTTTTCAACCCATTCGTCGTCCGGAATCGATGGCCCCCGCGTCGGGCGATGAAGCTTCGGCGCAACGAATCGTGGCGCAGGGGATTGATCAATGGGTATCCCGAACAGCGGAAGCAAACGGCTTCCAACTTGCTCCTCCTGCAGACCGCCATGTGCTGCTTCGGCGATTGAGTTTCAACTTGACCGGACTCCCTCCGACCCGTGAGGAGCTACAAAGCTTTTTAGCGGACGAAAGTGACGAGGCATACGCGAAGGTGGTCGATCGCTTATTGGCATCGCCGAATTATGGCGTGCGATGGGGCAGGCACTGGCTCGATGTGGCCGGATATGCGGAAAGCGATGGTCAGATTTTGGGTGATCGAGCCAGACCGCATGCTTGGAGGTATCGCGATTATGTGGTTGACGCGTTGAATCGAGATCTCCCGTACAGTCAGTTTTTGAGGGAGCAGATCGCCGGAGATCAGATGGTGGAGGGAACGATCGATCCCAACAATGACGAGCATGCCCGATTGATGGCAGCAACGGGATTCTTGCAGATGGCTCCCGATCTTTCCGAAACCGAGAACACGATTCTCAATCGAAATCAGACCGTCGCCGACACGATTCAGACTGTGACCTCATCGGTTTTGGGCCTGACTGTGGCGTGTGCCCAATGTCACGACCATCGCTACGATCCCATTTCTATCGCTGACTATTACAAGCTGCGAGCGATTTTTGACCCGGCGTTACCGCTTCATCAATGGAAGGCACCCACGCAGCGTCTGATCGATCTCACCAACGATGCGACCAAATCCGAAAGAGCGAAGATTGAGGAGCAAGCGGTAGCATTGCAAGAAGACATTAACGCGCGTCGCAGAGCTCATTGCCAGACCATTCAAGATCGAGAAATCAACGCAGCTCCCGAGGAAGTCCGCGAGACGCTACGAACGGCCGTTCAAACAGCGGCTAAGGATCAGACTCCGGAACAAAAAGCTCTCCTGGAGTCGTACCCCAAGGTTCGAACGGTCGATTGGATTGTCGGTCAATTGGTGGAATACGATGGCCCTTCTCACCGCAAATTCCAAGAAGAGGAAAAGAAAGTCCAAGAGATCCGGGATAGCAAACCGCTCGCTCGATTGGTCATGTCTGCGCAGGACCGGGACAAGAGCGTGAAGAGTCACGTCTTTTTCCGCGGCAACCCGGAGTCGCCGCAGCAAGAAGTGGAACCCAGCGAACTGGAGGTCCTCTTGCAAAACCGACCTGCCGACGCAAGCAGAACGATATCAGGGGAGAAACGAAGGCTCGCGTACGCGGAGATGTTGACCGATGGCAATCATCCGCTTGTTGCGCGCGTGATTGTCAATCGAGTGTGGATGCACCACTTCGGTGCAGGATTGGTTCGGTCGCCGGGTGATTTCGGTTTGAATGGACAACCTCCTACGCATCCCGAATTGCTCGATTACTTAGCCTATGAGTTCATGGCCCATGGTTGGAGCCTCAAATGGTTGCACCGTCAAATCGTTCACTCCCAAACCTTTCGGCAGGCGTCAGCGCACCCGCAGGATGCACCGGGGGGTGTCGCACCCGCTCGCGACAGCTGGCACGACGACCCAGAGAATCGTTTTCTGGCTCGCATGTCCCTTCGACGATTGGATGCGGAAGCGGTTCGCGACGCCGTTCTCGCAGTCAGCGGGCAATTGAATCCGGAGCTGGGTGGGCCGAGCATTCCGGTGGCAGAAGACGACGAAGGGAAGGCCGTGATTGGATCGCGTATTCTCCGGGATGGGTTGTTCGCGGGAATCAAGGATCCAGGTGAAAACGGCAAACGTCGCAGTATCTATTTAAGCTCGCAGCGATCGATGCAATTGAGTTTGTTGCAAACGTTCGATTTTCCTGAAATGAAACCGAATTGCCAGCAAAGAACGGTTTCGACCGTGACACCGCAGGCGCTTCTATTGATGAATGACGCTTGGGTGGTCCAAGCAGCCGAGCAGATGTCCGAGCGTATTTGGTCGGAGGGGGGGGCTCCAGAGGCTCGCGCTCAAACGGCTTTTGAGCTGGCCCTAGGTGTGGCTCCCAAGCCGACGGAGTTGGCGGGATGCCTTGAGTTCGTTCTGCACCAGAGCGACTTGTTCCGAAAAGACACCGACGAGAAGTGGCAAAAGAAAATCGCTGAACAACCGGATGCACCGGACCGTCGGGGGCTCGCCAGCCTTTGTCAGATGTTGATCGCTTCCAATCGATTCTTGTATTTGGAGTAG
- a CDS encoding DUF1501 domain-containing protein: MGKLCSRRHWLQSSAYGLGSVAAAMLLEQDGLLAQEGALKKPPLEKPVYDLSPKQPPRPAKAKAMISMFMMGGPSQIDLFDPKPELVKRDGQQFEGDIRFDNAAQASRQIMAPRWEFKPRGECGMEISELLPHTAGIADDITLIRSMHSAVNNHFPGFFAMNTGGIVGGRATLGSWLSYALGSETQELPAYVALTHPSGLPICGGDSWTNGGLPSIYQGTVVRPTEPRMFNLNPPPHLRGAAQVEQLRFLEEFNRQHLEQYPGNHDLEARIASYQLAAKMQLSAREAFDISGETAETLEMYGINNDTTRDYGTRCLIARRLVERGVRFVQIFNNGQSWDHHSSIATELPARCREIDQPAAALVKDLKQRGLLDSTLVHWGGEMGRLPTIQVPVGDTELKKVGRDHNTYGFSMWVAGAGIKSGYVHGETDEFSHYAVKDLVTHHDWLTTVLDRFGLDAQSLHFEVGAQKLSLVENPSARVIQEILA, from the coding sequence ATGGGAAAACTTTGTTCACGGCGCCATTGGCTACAATCCTCAGCATACGGATTGGGTTCGGTGGCTGCCGCCATGTTGCTCGAACAGGATGGTTTGCTCGCACAAGAGGGAGCGCTCAAGAAACCTCCGTTGGAGAAACCTGTATACGATCTATCGCCCAAGCAGCCGCCGCGGCCCGCCAAGGCGAAAGCGATGATCTCCATGTTTATGATGGGAGGCCCCAGCCAGATCGATCTGTTCGATCCTAAGCCAGAGCTGGTCAAACGGGACGGGCAGCAATTCGAAGGGGATATTCGTTTTGATAACGCTGCGCAAGCAAGCCGTCAGATCATGGCCCCTCGATGGGAGTTCAAACCGCGTGGGGAGTGCGGCATGGAGATTTCGGAGCTCCTCCCCCACACCGCTGGCATCGCCGACGATATCACCTTGATTCGCTCCATGCATTCGGCGGTGAACAATCATTTCCCTGGGTTCTTTGCCATGAACACGGGAGGGATTGTGGGAGGACGGGCCACGTTAGGTAGCTGGTTAAGCTATGCCCTCGGAAGTGAAACTCAGGAGCTGCCGGCTTATGTCGCATTGACGCATCCCTCTGGATTGCCCATCTGTGGCGGTGACAGCTGGACCAACGGTGGGTTGCCATCCATCTACCAAGGGACGGTGGTTCGACCGACCGAGCCTCGCATGTTCAACTTGAATCCTCCCCCCCATCTGCGAGGTGCGGCTCAGGTTGAGCAATTGCGGTTTCTAGAGGAGTTCAACCGTCAACACTTGGAACAGTACCCTGGCAATCATGATTTGGAGGCTCGGATCGCCAGCTACCAGCTCGCGGCCAAGATGCAATTGTCAGCGCGAGAAGCGTTCGACATTTCTGGGGAAACAGCCGAGACTTTGGAAATGTATGGAATAAACAACGACACGACCCGCGACTACGGAACACGTTGTTTGATCGCCCGTCGGCTGGTGGAACGAGGGGTACGTTTCGTGCAGATCTTTAATAATGGTCAATCCTGGGACCACCATTCGTCGATCGCCACCGAACTTCCCGCACGATGTCGGGAGATCGATCAACCAGCTGCGGCGTTGGTAAAGGATTTGAAGCAGCGGGGTTTGCTCGACAGCACGTTGGTTCACTGGGGCGGAGAGATGGGCCGACTGCCGACCATCCAAGTCCCAGTCGGGGACACCGAACTCAAGAAAGTGGGCCGCGACCATAACACATACGGTTTTAGCATGTGGGTCGCCGGTGCTGGAATCAAGAGCGGATACGTGCATGGAGAGACCGACGAGTTCTCGCACTATGCGGTAAAGGACCTCGTCACCCATCACGATTGGCTCACCACCGTTCTCGATCGATTTGGGCTCGACGCCCAGTCGCTTCATTTCGAAGTGGGAGCGCAAAAACTATCGTTGGTCGAAAACCCCAGTGCGCGAGTCATCCAAGAAATCCTGGCCTGA